One region of Wyeomyia smithii strain HCP4-BCI-WySm-NY-G18 chromosome 3, ASM2978416v1, whole genome shotgun sequence genomic DNA includes:
- the LOC129730488 gene encoding ethanolaminephosphotransferase 1 isoform X3: protein MHPFWNWLVQYCPRWIAPNLLTFTGFLLTVVNFFLIGYYDFGFTAATLIPNPIPDWVWILAAINLFVAYTLDGIDGKQARRTGTSGPLGELFDHGLDSYSTLLIPVYVFSLFGLIDLPPIRMHFVMLNAYLNFYLSHAEKYVTGVMFLPWGYDFVMWGVSLTLAITGICGAGIWQNTVFGIKPCLIFEITLYVSGLVTSHPIILYNVYKSYRNKTGKMRPFMEAIRPLIPLLGLFVISTVWALLSQNSIVNLEPRMFIVLSGTTFSNINCRLIVAQMTDTRADLWNAMLNLMAVATLVSIFPYKVLGMPSLWVVYEQNILYALAFVVTIGHLHYGQGVVREMCSHFRINCFKITKPVPITNGNSNDGMVEIDL, encoded by the exons ATGCACCCATTTTGGAACTGGCTGGTTCAGTATTGTCCCCGATGGATAGCGCCCAACTTGCTCACGTTCACCGGCTTCCTGCTGACTGTGGTAAACTTCTTCCTTATAGGTTATTACGATTTCGGATTCACAGCAGCCACACTGATCCCAAATCCGATCCCAGATTGGGTCTGGATACTAGCAGCGATAAATCTTTTTGTGGCGTACACGCTAG atggtaTTGATGGAAAGCAAGCACGTCGAACAGGAACCAGTGGTCCGCTGGGTGAACTCTTCGACCACGGTTTGGATTCGTACTCAACACTACTGATACCGGTTTACGTGTTTAGTTTGTTCGGACTAATCGATTTACCGCCAATTAGGATGCATTTTGTAATGCTCAACGCGTATCTTAATTTTTATCTTTCGCATGCAGAAAAATATGTTACAGGTGTAATGTTTTTACCATGGGGGTATGATTTTGTTATGTGG GGAGTTTCCCTAACGCTGGCTATCACGGGTATATGTGGAGCTGGAATTTGGCAAAACACTGTTTTCGGAATTAAACCATGCCTAATTTTCGAAATCACGCTGTACGTGTCTGGTTTGGTCACTAGTCATCCAATAATTCTGTATAATGTCTACAA atcTTACCGaaataaaactggaaaaatgcGACCATTTATGGAAGCAATACGGCCATTGATTCCACTTCTGGGTCTTTTTGTAATCAGCACAGTCTGGGCGCTACTCTCCCAAAACAGTATTGTTAACTTGGAGCCACGTATGTTTATCGTCCTGAGCGGAACGACATTCTCTAATATTAAT TGTCGACTGATTGTTGCCCAAATGACTGACACACGGGCCGACCTGTGGAATGCCATGCTCAATTTAATGGCAGTTGCTACACTCGTGTCTATCTTTCCGTATAAGGTTCTCGGAATGCCCAGTCTGTGGGTTGTGTACGAACAGAATATTCTGTATGCCTTGGCATTCGTGGTAACGATAGGCCATCTACACTACGGTCAGGGAGTCGTCAGAGAAATGTGCAGTCACTTCCGGATCAACTGCTTCAAA ATAACGAAACCAGTACCCATAACAAATGGCAACAGCAACGACGGTATGGTGGAGATTGATCTATAA
- the LOC129730488 gene encoding ethanolaminephosphotransferase 1 isoform X1, with translation MIGIKYLNEAHLKGFEKYKYNCVDTSVLSVYVMHPFWNWLVQYCPRWIAPNLLTFTGFLLTVVNFFLIGYYDFGFTAATLIPNPIPDWVWILAAINLFVAYTLDGIDGKQARRTGTSGPLGELFDHGLDSYSTLLIPVYVFSLFGLIDLPPIRMHFVMLNAYLNFYLSHAEKYVTGVMFLPWGYDFVMWGVSLTLAITGICGAGIWQNTVFGIKPCLIFEITLYVSGLVTSHPIILYNVYKSYRNKTGKMRPFMEAIRPLIPLLGLFVISTVWALLSQNSIVNLEPRMFIVLSGTTFSNINCRLIVAQMTDTRADLWNAMLNLMAVATLVSIFPYKVLGMPSLWVVYEQNILYALAFVVTIGHLHYGQGVVREMCSHFRINCFKITKPVPITNGNSNDGMVEIDL, from the exons ATGATTGGGATCAAATATCTAAACGAAGCTCATCTGAAAGGATTCGAGAAATATAAG TACAACTGCGTAGATACTAGCGTACTCAGTGTCTATGTAATGCACCCATTTTGGAACTGGCTGGTTCAGTATTGTCCCCGATGGATAGCGCCCAACTTGCTCACGTTCACCGGCTTCCTGCTGACTGTGGTAAACTTCTTCCTTATAGGTTATTACGATTTCGGATTCACAGCAGCCACACTGATCCCAAATCCGATCCCAGATTGGGTCTGGATACTAGCAGCGATAAATCTTTTTGTGGCGTACACGCTAG atggtaTTGATGGAAAGCAAGCACGTCGAACAGGAACCAGTGGTCCGCTGGGTGAACTCTTCGACCACGGTTTGGATTCGTACTCAACACTACTGATACCGGTTTACGTGTTTAGTTTGTTCGGACTAATCGATTTACCGCCAATTAGGATGCATTTTGTAATGCTCAACGCGTATCTTAATTTTTATCTTTCGCATGCAGAAAAATATGTTACAGGTGTAATGTTTTTACCATGGGGGTATGATTTTGTTATGTGG GGAGTTTCCCTAACGCTGGCTATCACGGGTATATGTGGAGCTGGAATTTGGCAAAACACTGTTTTCGGAATTAAACCATGCCTAATTTTCGAAATCACGCTGTACGTGTCTGGTTTGGTCACTAGTCATCCAATAATTCTGTATAATGTCTACAA atcTTACCGaaataaaactggaaaaatgcGACCATTTATGGAAGCAATACGGCCATTGATTCCACTTCTGGGTCTTTTTGTAATCAGCACAGTCTGGGCGCTACTCTCCCAAAACAGTATTGTTAACTTGGAGCCACGTATGTTTATCGTCCTGAGCGGAACGACATTCTCTAATATTAAT TGTCGACTGATTGTTGCCCAAATGACTGACACACGGGCCGACCTGTGGAATGCCATGCTCAATTTAATGGCAGTTGCTACACTCGTGTCTATCTTTCCGTATAAGGTTCTCGGAATGCCCAGTCTGTGGGTTGTGTACGAACAGAATATTCTGTATGCCTTGGCATTCGTGGTAACGATAGGCCATCTACACTACGGTCAGGGAGTCGTCAGAGAAATGTGCAGTCACTTCCGGATCAACTGCTTCAAA ATAACGAAACCAGTACCCATAACAAATGGCAACAGCAACGACGGTATGGTGGAGATTGATCTATAA
- the LOC129733217 gene encoding uncharacterized protein LOC129733217 isoform X1, with the protein MLLSCTLLTRPGLCSRAAIIVTASQLSSFVQTTMSGSADLLTVISPADWPELRDLYRDNWPCNLVAYHTVDNFIRWHRKDPSIKNLTFYSLNNNWRTDGTYVIVDRYQLFVYTLAPSSSDVVERALHLLDWNRGFKVSSLLARHRNAVINVIEAKGLRKEYDSCTYLYHMPKEESARLDSAVPDGFRLGTLTEEDVIKAEAVWPNKHVGSLFLLKRLAAWNPNVALYNPNGDLVAWCFRLQAGALGALQVDEKHLKKGYGTIVTIEMAKKLASINEDCFALVNSANIPSKRMFEKLGFRHSDYAYWLRTYPTEPFQWTDE; encoded by the exons ATGCTACTAAGCTGTACACTACTAACACGGCCAG GTCTCTGCAGTAGAGCAGCCATCATCGTCACCGCCAGCCAGTTGTCTAGTTTCGTGCAAACTACGATGAGTGGCAGTGCGGATTTGTTAACAGTGATATCACCAGCTGATTGGCCAGAATTACGCGATTTATACCGTGACAATTGGCCATGCAATCTTGTGGCGTACCACACTGTGGACAATTTCATCCGTTGGCATCGGAAGGATCCCAGTATCAAGAATCTTACGTTCTACAGCCTAAATAACAACTGGCGAACGGACGGTACTTACGTGATAGTG GATCGCTATCAGCTGTTTGTGTATACTCTTGCTCCCAGCAGCAGTGACGTCGTAGAGCGAGCATTGCACTTGTTAGATTGGAACCGAGGGTTCAAAGTAAGTTCATTGCTGGCAAGACATAGGAATGCAGTGATTAATGTTATTGAGGCCAAAGGCCTCCGGAAGGAGTATGATAGCTGCACTTATCTGTACCACATGCCTAAGGAAGAGTCCGCCAGACTAGACAGCGCTGTACCCGACGGATTCCGGTTAGGAACTCTGACAGAGGAAGATGTCATAAAAGCGGAGGCAGTATGGCCTAATAAACACGTTGGGTCTCTATTCCTGTTGAAAAGGCTTGCTGCATGGAACCCTAATGTGGCTCTGTACAACCCCAATGGAGATTTGGTTGCTTGGTGCTTTAG GTTACAGGCAGGCGCACTAGGCGCACTGCAGGTGGACGAAAAGCATCTAAAGAAAGGCTACGGTACTATAGTCACTATCGAAATGGCCAAAAAGCTTGCCAGTATAAATGAAGATTGTTTTGCTTTAGTAAATAGTGCCAACATTCCATCCAAACGAATGTTCGAAAAGCTTGGCTTCCGTCATTCAGATTATGCTTACTGGCTGAGAACATATCCCACTGAGCCTTTCCAATGGACGGACGAATAA
- the LOC129733217 gene encoding uncharacterized protein LOC129733217 isoform X2 → MFHLTGLCSRAAIIVTASQLSSFVQTTMSGSADLLTVISPADWPELRDLYRDNWPCNLVAYHTVDNFIRWHRKDPSIKNLTFYSLNNNWRTDGTYVIVDRYQLFVYTLAPSSSDVVERALHLLDWNRGFKVSSLLARHRNAVINVIEAKGLRKEYDSCTYLYHMPKEESARLDSAVPDGFRLGTLTEEDVIKAEAVWPNKHVGSLFLLKRLAAWNPNVALYNPNGDLVAWCFRLQAGALGALQVDEKHLKKGYGTIVTIEMAKKLASINEDCFALVNSANIPSKRMFEKLGFRHSDYAYWLRTYPTEPFQWTDE, encoded by the exons ATGTTTCATCTAACTG GTCTCTGCAGTAGAGCAGCCATCATCGTCACCGCCAGCCAGTTGTCTAGTTTCGTGCAAACTACGATGAGTGGCAGTGCGGATTTGTTAACAGTGATATCACCAGCTGATTGGCCAGAATTACGCGATTTATACCGTGACAATTGGCCATGCAATCTTGTGGCGTACCACACTGTGGACAATTTCATCCGTTGGCATCGGAAGGATCCCAGTATCAAGAATCTTACGTTCTACAGCCTAAATAACAACTGGCGAACGGACGGTACTTACGTGATAGTG GATCGCTATCAGCTGTTTGTGTATACTCTTGCTCCCAGCAGCAGTGACGTCGTAGAGCGAGCATTGCACTTGTTAGATTGGAACCGAGGGTTCAAAGTAAGTTCATTGCTGGCAAGACATAGGAATGCAGTGATTAATGTTATTGAGGCCAAAGGCCTCCGGAAGGAGTATGATAGCTGCACTTATCTGTACCACATGCCTAAGGAAGAGTCCGCCAGACTAGACAGCGCTGTACCCGACGGATTCCGGTTAGGAACTCTGACAGAGGAAGATGTCATAAAAGCGGAGGCAGTATGGCCTAATAAACACGTTGGGTCTCTATTCCTGTTGAAAAGGCTTGCTGCATGGAACCCTAATGTGGCTCTGTACAACCCCAATGGAGATTTGGTTGCTTGGTGCTTTAG GTTACAGGCAGGCGCACTAGGCGCACTGCAGGTGGACGAAAAGCATCTAAAGAAAGGCTACGGTACTATAGTCACTATCGAAATGGCCAAAAAGCTTGCCAGTATAAATGAAGATTGTTTTGCTTTAGTAAATAGTGCCAACATTCCATCCAAACGAATGTTCGAAAAGCTTGGCTTCCGTCATTCAGATTATGCTTACTGGCTGAGAACATATCCCACTGAGCCTTTCCAATGGACGGACGAATAA
- the LOC129733220 gene encoding glycine-N-acyltransferase-like protein 3, whose translation MEKSLLEVPSEDWMELCQLYRKNWPEHLFAYGIVSNYIRWMQSALGNEISVKILSLNGTWRENGTFVLFDDFEIYFYSFDADTNYSTLTDALCLVPWEIYSEVSTDFLERHRLAFNKAVSYRKLTIAKDSAANFYYMSRIEVARLEFHNPPSFHLKRISIDNLDYIYNRWALRESISRSAGYNLLKRLILLNESIGLYNENGTLVSWCLRDQTGAFADLQTCEHHLRKGYGRVVVASLARCLAEQGDESYAFVLSDNYKSCRLFEQLGFRNIEGLCWVVIRPKNDDTVNP comes from the exons ATGGAAAAATCTCTCCTAGAGGTCCCATCAGAAGATTGGATGGAATTATGTCAGTTATATCGCAAAAACTGGCCAGAACATTTGTTTGCCTATGGTATCGTTAGTAATTACATTCGTTGGATGCAATCCGCATTGGGTAATGAGATTAGTGTGAAGATTTTAAGCTTGAATGGAACATGGAGGGAAAATGGTACCTTTGTACTATTT GATGATTttgaaatctatttttattcatttgacgCTGACACAAATTACTCGACCCTCACCGATGCGTTATGTTTGGTGCCGTGGGAAATATATTCAGAAGTCAGCACCGACTTCCTAGAGCGCCATCGACTTGCTTTTAACAAAGCCGTGTCTTACAGAAAACTAACTATCGCTAAGGATTCTGCAGCAAATTTTTATTATATGTCTAGAATAGAGGTTGCAAGGCTCGAGTTTCATAATCCACCATCTTTCCACTTGAAACGAATATCAATTGATAATCTAGACTACATTTACAATCGATGGGCTTTGAGAGAAAGCATCAGTCGTTCAGCAGGGTACAATCTGCTGAAACGGCTAATTTTATTGAACGAAAGCATTGGCCTCTATAATGAGAACGGAACACTAGTTTCCTGGTGCTTGCG agACCAAACCGGAGCATTTGCCGATCTGCAGACTTGTGAACATCATCTACGCAAAGGATACGGGCGAGTGGTAGTTGCCAGCTTGGCTAGGTGTTTGGCTGAGCAGGGAGACGAATCGTATGCCTTTGTGCTAAGTGACAATTATAAGTCTTGCAGGTTATTCGAACAGCTCGGCTTCCGAAACATTGAAGGTTTATGCTGGGTGGTAATCCGTCCCAAAAATGATGATACTGTAAATCCATGA
- the LOC129733223 gene encoding uncharacterized protein LOC129733223 — translation MMKQVIVSVTIAVALFGVIQASDLILGTINSGDRVLLSQGYTAPAVVNHTATQRVTYTGNYNITAIRAFDRSANRTGVSSLYSGGIGQRNATILLAGYRAGVGFDYLVEIYGR, via the coding sequence ATGATGAAGCAAGTCATCGTTAGTGTTACCATCGCTGTCGCCCTTTTTGGGGTAATTCAGGCTTCAGATTTAATACTGGGAACCATCAACTCAGGTGATCGCGTACTGCTCTCTCAGGGCTATACAGCTCCAGCAGTAGTTAACCATACCGCAACCCAACGTGTTACTTACACTGGAAACTATAACATTACCGCTATCCGCGCGTTCGATCGATCAGCCAATCGTACCGGAGTGTCATCGCTTTACAGTGGTGGTATTGGGCAACGGAATGCCACTATCCTGTTGGCAGGATACAGAGCCGGAGTTGGATTCGACTATTTGGTGGAAATTTATGGTAGATAA
- the LOC129730488 gene encoding ethanolaminephosphotransferase 1 isoform X2 — MYNCVDTSVLSVYVMHPFWNWLVQYCPRWIAPNLLTFTGFLLTVVNFFLIGYYDFGFTAATLIPNPIPDWVWILAAINLFVAYTLDGIDGKQARRTGTSGPLGELFDHGLDSYSTLLIPVYVFSLFGLIDLPPIRMHFVMLNAYLNFYLSHAEKYVTGVMFLPWGYDFVMWGVSLTLAITGICGAGIWQNTVFGIKPCLIFEITLYVSGLVTSHPIILYNVYKSYRNKTGKMRPFMEAIRPLIPLLGLFVISTVWALLSQNSIVNLEPRMFIVLSGTTFSNINCRLIVAQMTDTRADLWNAMLNLMAVATLVSIFPYKVLGMPSLWVVYEQNILYALAFVVTIGHLHYGQGVVREMCSHFRINCFKITKPVPITNGNSNDGMVEIDL, encoded by the exons TACAACTGCGTAGATACTAGCGTACTCAGTGTCTATGTAATGCACCCATTTTGGAACTGGCTGGTTCAGTATTGTCCCCGATGGATAGCGCCCAACTTGCTCACGTTCACCGGCTTCCTGCTGACTGTGGTAAACTTCTTCCTTATAGGTTATTACGATTTCGGATTCACAGCAGCCACACTGATCCCAAATCCGATCCCAGATTGGGTCTGGATACTAGCAGCGATAAATCTTTTTGTGGCGTACACGCTAG atggtaTTGATGGAAAGCAAGCACGTCGAACAGGAACCAGTGGTCCGCTGGGTGAACTCTTCGACCACGGTTTGGATTCGTACTCAACACTACTGATACCGGTTTACGTGTTTAGTTTGTTCGGACTAATCGATTTACCGCCAATTAGGATGCATTTTGTAATGCTCAACGCGTATCTTAATTTTTATCTTTCGCATGCAGAAAAATATGTTACAGGTGTAATGTTTTTACCATGGGGGTATGATTTTGTTATGTGG GGAGTTTCCCTAACGCTGGCTATCACGGGTATATGTGGAGCTGGAATTTGGCAAAACACTGTTTTCGGAATTAAACCATGCCTAATTTTCGAAATCACGCTGTACGTGTCTGGTTTGGTCACTAGTCATCCAATAATTCTGTATAATGTCTACAA atcTTACCGaaataaaactggaaaaatgcGACCATTTATGGAAGCAATACGGCCATTGATTCCACTTCTGGGTCTTTTTGTAATCAGCACAGTCTGGGCGCTACTCTCCCAAAACAGTATTGTTAACTTGGAGCCACGTATGTTTATCGTCCTGAGCGGAACGACATTCTCTAATATTAAT TGTCGACTGATTGTTGCCCAAATGACTGACACACGGGCCGACCTGTGGAATGCCATGCTCAATTTAATGGCAGTTGCTACACTCGTGTCTATCTTTCCGTATAAGGTTCTCGGAATGCCCAGTCTGTGGGTTGTGTACGAACAGAATATTCTGTATGCCTTGGCATTCGTGGTAACGATAGGCCATCTACACTACGGTCAGGGAGTCGTCAGAGAAATGTGCAGTCACTTCCGGATCAACTGCTTCAAA ATAACGAAACCAGTACCCATAACAAATGGCAACAGCAACGACGGTATGGTGGAGATTGATCTATAA
- the LOC129733217 gene encoding uncharacterized protein LOC129733217 isoform X3, with protein MSGSADLLTVISPADWPELRDLYRDNWPCNLVAYHTVDNFIRWHRKDPSIKNLTFYSLNNNWRTDGTYVIVDRYQLFVYTLAPSSSDVVERALHLLDWNRGFKVSSLLARHRNAVINVIEAKGLRKEYDSCTYLYHMPKEESARLDSAVPDGFRLGTLTEEDVIKAEAVWPNKHVGSLFLLKRLAAWNPNVALYNPNGDLVAWCFRLQAGALGALQVDEKHLKKGYGTIVTIEMAKKLASINEDCFALVNSANIPSKRMFEKLGFRHSDYAYWLRTYPTEPFQWTDE; from the exons ATGAGTGGCAGTGCGGATTTGTTAACAGTGATATCACCAGCTGATTGGCCAGAATTACGCGATTTATACCGTGACAATTGGCCATGCAATCTTGTGGCGTACCACACTGTGGACAATTTCATCCGTTGGCATCGGAAGGATCCCAGTATCAAGAATCTTACGTTCTACAGCCTAAATAACAACTGGCGAACGGACGGTACTTACGTGATAGTG GATCGCTATCAGCTGTTTGTGTATACTCTTGCTCCCAGCAGCAGTGACGTCGTAGAGCGAGCATTGCACTTGTTAGATTGGAACCGAGGGTTCAAAGTAAGTTCATTGCTGGCAAGACATAGGAATGCAGTGATTAATGTTATTGAGGCCAAAGGCCTCCGGAAGGAGTATGATAGCTGCACTTATCTGTACCACATGCCTAAGGAAGAGTCCGCCAGACTAGACAGCGCTGTACCCGACGGATTCCGGTTAGGAACTCTGACAGAGGAAGATGTCATAAAAGCGGAGGCAGTATGGCCTAATAAACACGTTGGGTCTCTATTCCTGTTGAAAAGGCTTGCTGCATGGAACCCTAATGTGGCTCTGTACAACCCCAATGGAGATTTGGTTGCTTGGTGCTTTAG GTTACAGGCAGGCGCACTAGGCGCACTGCAGGTGGACGAAAAGCATCTAAAGAAAGGCTACGGTACTATAGTCACTATCGAAATGGCCAAAAAGCTTGCCAGTATAAATGAAGATTGTTTTGCTTTAGTAAATAGTGCCAACATTCCATCCAAACGAATGTTCGAAAAGCTTGGCTTCCGTCATTCAGATTATGCTTACTGGCTGAGAACATATCCCACTGAGCCTTTCCAATGGACGGACGAATAA